The Streptomyces durmitorensis genome contains the following window.
CGGCCTGGGGCGTGGGCGGATGACCGGTCGGCTCCATCGGCCTGTCGCTCCGCGGGCGACGGGCCCTGTACGCAGCCCGGTAGGCAGCGGGCGAGGAGCCGAGCTCGCGCCGGAAGGCCTCGCGGAACGCCGTCGCCGACCGGAAGCCGCAGCGGCCCGCGATCTCGTCCACCGGGTAGTCCGACGTCTCCAGCAGCCGTTGCGCCTGCAGAACTCGCTGGGTGATCAGCCACTGCTTGGGGGCGCTGCCCGTCAGGGCGCGGAAGCGACGGTCGAAGGTACGCCGTGCCATGTACGCGCGTGCGGCCAGCGTCTCCACGTCGAACTGCTCGTGGAGATGTTCCAGGGCCCAGGCGACGGCCTCGGCGAGCGGGTCGGTGCCGATCTCCTCGGGCAGAAACCTGTCGAGGCGGCGCTTTAGGCCGCCGGTCGTGCGCGCAGGCACGACGAGCCTGCGGGCGAGTGCGCTCGCCGCCTCGTTGCCGTGGTCGGTGCGCACGATGTGCACGCACAGATCGATTCCGGCCGAGGTACCCGCGCTCGTGAGCACGTCCCCGTCGTCCACGAACAGCTCACGCGGGTCCACACGCACCGACGGGTAGCGCTTGGCCAGCGTCGGCGCGTACATCCAGTGCGTCGTCGCCGGACGGCCGTCCAGCAGACCCGCCGCGGCGAGGGCGAAGGCACCCGTGTTGAGCCCGACGATGCGGGCACCCTCCTCGTGCGCCTGGCGCAGTGCGTCGAGCGCCTCCTGCGGCGGCGGCGATGTGATCGACCGCCAGGCCGGCACGACGACCGTGCCCGCCCGCGAGATCGCCTCCAGGCCGTACGGAGCGCTGAGTTCCAGACCCCCTGTGGTGCGCAGCGGTCCTTCCTCGCCGCCGCACACCAGCAACCGGTAGCGCGGTACTCCGGCGTCCTGGCGGTCGATCCCGAACACCGACAGCGGTATGGAACTCTCGAAGATGGGGCCACCGCTGAACAGCAGCACCGCGACGATCTCCTTGCGGCGGCGCCCGGAGAGTTTCCGGGCCCCGGCATCGTGCACGGCGGCGACGGACGACGCCCGCGGCCGGTCGACCGGGTCGGGGCTCGGGGCCGCCGACGGGCCGTCCTGAGGAGTCCGGGGCGAGAGGTGGCGCAGCAGCGATTCGAGTCGCTCGGCGGCCCGCGGGGCGTTTCGCAGCGCTCGCCACACGTGCATGCGCCACTCGGCCTCCACGTCGGCGGCTATTTCCCGCTCTCCCCGGTCCTTGGCCCGGATCAGGTCCGCACGGGCCTGGTCCAGCCTGTCCCGGGCCTCGTCCGCGCGGGTGCCGCCATCGGACTCGTCGGCTGCCAGCACCTCGACGAGGGCGTCACGGACCGTCCGCCAGGAACCCTTCAGCATGTGCTCGACCAGCAGGGCGGCACCAGCCGCAGCGAGCTCCCTCAACGTGCCTACCCCCGTTGTCCGATGCGGGAAAAGCCGACCGCTGCATCCCAGGAACGTGGACTCCTGATGTACGGCAGCCACGGTAGGAGTCCACGGCCACTCTTGAACAGGTATCCGCAGAACCGCTGCGCTCACTCCCCTGCGGCCGAGAGCGCCGAATTCCGGAACAGCGGGCCTTACGTTTCCGTCGTCGTTCGCAGGGCAACCGGCAGAGGACAAACCAAGTCGACGAGAAAGTAAAGACGTTCTATGGAGGTCCCGACATGCTGAAGGCCATTGCAGATGTTCTCCGATCCATCGGTGGAGCGATTGCCACGGTGGTCACGCTGCCCTTCCGAGTCGTCGCACGACTCTTCGGCGGAGCCTCTTCCAGCGCCCACGGCCACCATTGAGCCCGGAGAGGGATCACGCCTCTTGGCCGACGTGCCGTTGCAGCACATCGCAGGCGTGCTGGAACTCCTCCATGAGGCGGGTGGACTCCACGACGAGGACTCCATAAGGGCGGGCCGGGTCGGCCAGTGGAAGGCCGGCCCGGTCCGCTGTGCCGGTCACGTCCCGGCAGCGTCCCTGGGCCTCGTCGGCCAGGTGGCACAACTGCCGGGACTGCTCGGCGAGGGAGTCCTCGTCCAGCCCTCCGAGCACCTGGGCGATCTGTGCGAGGGACTCCAGGAAGTCGGCGTAGCCAAGGAGGAAGGCCCGGTCGTCGTGCCGGTCCCCCTCCCCTTCGTGCCACTGGTGCAGGCTGCGCGTCAGGGACGCCACCTGGTACAGCGAGCGTTCGAGGGCTGCCGCCACCGCGCCGTACCCGTCGAAGGAGGCCCGGCCCCGGTGCCTGCGCAGCAGCCGACGGGGGTTGAAGTACAGGCTCTCCTCCGCGGTACGGAAGCCTTCCCTCGCCTGCGTGATCAGCCCTCCGGTCTGCTCGGCCCTCCTGCGCCACTGCCGGCAGCGCTCCTCGTCCAACTCGCCTTCGCGCAGCACCGGATACATGTCGCTCACCAGCTCGCCCAGTGCGGTGGACAGCGAGCGGATCCCGTACTCGGCGCTGCGGTAGCGCATCGGCGGGGCCACCGTCACGTTGACGACGACGCCGATGCCGCAGCCGATGAGGACCAGCAGGAGGATCTGCCCGAGCTGGGTGACCTTCTCGGTGGCGGTCGTGGCGGCGGCGTAGGTGGAGAAGGCGAAGAACGCCGCGGTGGCGACCTGCGACCCTTGCGCGCCGAGAGCGGGCCAGCGTCCGATGGACAGACCCACCAGCGCGACCAGCGCGAAGGTCAGCAGGTCGGGGCCGCCCAGGAACCCCAGGGCAGCCACCATGGCCACGCCGGCCGCCACCGCCGCCAGGTAGCGGAGGGACTGCAGCACGGACTGATACACCGTCACCTGCATGATCAGCACCGCGGAGAACGGCGCGAACGCCGGGGACGGCGCGTCGAGCACGTAGTAGGAGACCACCCAGGACAGGGTCGCGGCCAGCGTGCTCTTGAGGACCAGGAGCAGCGTGTGGCGCTCGTAACCCGGCGTCCCCCTGGCCCGCAGGCACCATCGCCGCGCACGCTCGAACCACCCCTGGGCCGCGGCGTCCGGCCGCTGCCCTCCGCCCTCGCCGGCCATGCACCGACTCCGTTCCGTTCAGCAGGTCATCGAGCTCAGCCTGCTACCCGGCGGGACCGGCCGCATGCGGGGTTCGGGGCGTGAAAAGAACCCGGCGCACGCGCGGATTTCGTTTCCGCCGCCGTGAAACGCCTACCAATAGTGCTTTCGCCCGCCCACCGCGTGGCCGACGGAACCAAGAATCCAGAAGACCGCACCGATGACGACGAGGATGACGCCGATGGTCCACAGGATGGAGATTCCGGCCACGAGGCCGATGACGAGAAGGATGACTCCGAGTGCGATCATTGCGCCCTCCGAACCTCAGAATTATTTCAAGTATGCGCCTTTAAATGCTGATTGCGGCCCCAGGGACGGACCTCATCGCGACGGCCGCCTCATTTCCGCCGACGCGTGCGTGCACCGCAGACACAATTGTCACCGTGCGTGACGCGGAGCCACCCAACCGTGCATCCACATCCGTGCCGATCTTGTGCATCTTTGCAGTCAGCAGCATGGAACCCGGACGAGACCTCCCATCTTGCTGAGCGGCACCTGTCGACTGCGTGATAACACGGAGTGATCAAATCCAAGGAGACGACGACATCATGGGTATCTTCAGCCGTCGCCAGACCGCGACCCTCGAACCGACGCCGTCCGCCGGCACCGGTTCGCCCTTCTCCGGGGCCGCGGCCGCCGGTGCCGCGCTCGACCCCGCGCTCCGCGCGCTGACCGGGCAGTGGACCATCGACCGCCCGCACAGTCGCATCGGGTTCTCCGTGCGGCACGCGATGGTCACGACGGTGCGAGGTGCCTTCGCTGACTACGACAGCACGCTGTACTTCGACGGCGACCGGCCCTCCGAGTCGCGGGCCGAGATCGTCATCCGGATCGCCAGCGTCGACACGGGTGTGGAACAGCGGGACGCGCACCTCATAGGCGCCGACTTCTTCGACGCGCGCCGCCACCCGGAGATGTCGTTCCGCAGCACCTCCACGGTCCACGAGGGCGGGGAGACCTTCCGCATGGCGGGCGACCTGACCATCCGCGGCGTGACGCGCCCCGTCGAGCTGCAGCTCGACTATCTCGGTTCGGTCGTGGACCCCTTCGGCTTCGAGAGAGCCGGCTTCGACGGCACCACCACCATCGACCGCACGGACTGGGGCCTGGTCTACAACCAGCGCCTGGAGACGGGCGGCGCCATGGTCAGCGAGAAGGTCCGGCTTCAGTTCGACATCTCCGCGATCAGGGCCACGCCCATGGCGTAGCGCCCCGGCCGTCGTGCTCGGCGACGGCCCGCACACCACGAAGGGGAGGGCCCCGTCCCGGTGCCGGGATGGGGCCCTCCCTCTCGTCCGTCGGCCGCGAGGCCGCCGCTCAGTCCTCGCCCTCCAGGTTGCCTTCCGTCTCCAGGTACGCCTGGCGCAGGGCCTCAAGGACCGCGGGGTCGGGCTTGGCCCACATGCCGCGGGACTCGGCTTCCAGGAGTCGCTCGGCGATGCCGTGCAGGGCCCAGGGGTTGGCCTGCTGGAGGAATTCACGGTTGGTCGGGTCGAGGACGTACGTCTCGGTGAGCTTGTCGTACATCCAGTCGGCGACCACGCCCGTCGTGGCGTCGTACCCGAAGAGGTAGTCGACCGTGGCGGCGAGCTCGAAGGCACCCTTGTAACCGTGGCGGCGCATCGCCTCGATCCACTTCGGATTCACCACGCGGGCGCGGAAGACGCGGGAGGTCTCCTCGACCAGGGTGCGGGTGCGCACCGTCTCGGGGCGCGTGGAGTCGCCGATGTACGCCTCCGGGGCGCGGCCCTTCAGCGCGCGGACCGTGGCCACCATGCCGCCGTGGTACTGGAAGTAGTCGTCCGAGTCGGCGATGTCGTGTTCACGGGTGTCGGTGTTCTTCGCCGCGACCTCGATGCGCTTGTACGCGCTCTCCATCTCCTCGCGCGCCGGACGCCCGTCGAGTTCGCGGCCGTAGGCGTAGCCGCCCCACACCGTGTAGACCTCGGCGAGGTCGGCGTCGGTGCGCCAGTCGCGGGAGTCGATGAGCTGGAGCAGACCCGCGCCGTAGGTGCCGGGGCGGGAGCCGAAGATGCGGGTGGTGGCGC
Protein-coding sequences here:
- a CDS encoding DUF6131 family protein, with protein sequence MIALGVILLVIGLVAGISILWTIGVILVVIGAVFWILGSVGHAVGGRKHYW
- a CDS encoding LPFR motif small protein → MLKAIADVLRSIGGAIATVVTLPFRVVARLFGGASSSAHGHH
- a CDS encoding YceI family protein, which encodes MGIFSRRQTATLEPTPSAGTGSPFSGAAAAGAALDPALRALTGQWTIDRPHSRIGFSVRHAMVTTVRGAFADYDSTLYFDGDRPSESRAEIVIRIASVDTGVEQRDAHLIGADFFDARRHPEMSFRSTSTVHEGGETFRMAGDLTIRGVTRPVELQLDYLGSVVDPFGFERAGFDGTTTIDRTDWGLVYNQRLETGGAMVSEKVRLQFDISAIRATPMA
- a CDS encoding FUSC family protein; translation: MAGEGGGQRPDAAAQGWFERARRWCLRARGTPGYERHTLLLVLKSTLAATLSWVVSYYVLDAPSPAFAPFSAVLIMQVTVYQSVLQSLRYLAAVAAGVAMVAALGFLGGPDLLTFALVALVGLSIGRWPALGAQGSQVATAAFFAFSTYAAATTATEKVTQLGQILLLVLIGCGIGVVVNVTVAPPMRYRSAEYGIRSLSTALGELVSDMYPVLREGELDEERCRQWRRRAEQTGGLITQAREGFRTAEESLYFNPRRLLRRHRGRASFDGYGAVAAALERSLYQVASLTRSLHQWHEGEGDRHDDRAFLLGYADFLESLAQIAQVLGGLDEDSLAEQSRQLCHLADEAQGRCRDVTGTADRAGLPLADPARPYGVLVVESTRLMEEFQHACDVLQRHVGQEA
- a CDS encoding helix-turn-helix domain-containing protein; its protein translation is MHDAGARKLSGRRRKEIVAVLLFSGGPIFESSIPLSVFGIDRQDAGVPRYRLLVCGGEEGPLRTTGGLELSAPYGLEAISRAGTVVVPAWRSITSPPPQEALDALRQAHEEGARIVGLNTGAFALAAAGLLDGRPATTHWMYAPTLAKRYPSVRVDPRELFVDDGDVLTSAGTSAGIDLCVHIVRTDHGNEAASALARRLVVPARTTGGLKRRLDRFLPEEIGTDPLAEAVAWALEHLHEQFDVETLAARAYMARRTFDRRFRALTGSAPKQWLITQRVLQAQRLLETSDYPVDEIAGRCGFRSATAFREAFRRELGSSPAAYRAAYRARRPRSDRPMEPTGHPPTPQAGRIGAAGARGPYLHTSPGPSPAPDDDEWPDPATAAPGPTPRVTPHPARPSSRD